In Bradyrhizobium sp. CCBAU 051011, the following are encoded in one genomic region:
- a CDS encoding endonuclease domain-containing protein — protein MVDPEHPNWKVSDRLRTNARALRRNSTDVERILWSELRNHRLNGASFRRQVPIKNFIADFVCHAAKLVIELDGGQHFSDQAEQKDAVRSAAIEAQGFKVLRFSNHDVMTNRTGILETIAAAVAERAPTLPLPRKRERGQEKQTP, from the coding sequence ATGGTCGATCCGGAACATCCCAACTGGAAGGTCTCCGACAGGCTGCGCACAAACGCACGGGCGCTTCGCAGGAACTCGACAGACGTCGAACGAATCCTCTGGTCGGAACTCCGTAATCATCGCCTGAACGGCGCTAGCTTCCGCCGTCAGGTCCCCATCAAGAACTTCATCGCCGATTTCGTCTGTCATGCGGCCAAGCTCGTGATCGAACTCGACGGGGGCCAGCATTTTTCTGATCAGGCAGAGCAAAAAGACGCCGTCCGATCCGCCGCTATTGAAGCGCAAGGCTTCAAGGTCCTCCGTTTCAGCAATCACGACGTCATGACAAACCGCACCGGCATTCTCGAAACAATTGCCGCTGCTGTTGCGGAGAGAGCCCCCACCCTGCCCCTCCCCCGCAAGCGGGAGAGGGGACAAGAGAAGCAAACACCATGA
- the pheT gene encoding phenylalanine--tRNA ligase subunit beta: MKFTLSWLKEHLDTDEPLEKLAEKLTMIGLEVESIEDKAKALAPFSIARVISAEQHPNADRLRVCMVDTGDGGAPVQVVCGAPNARAGLVSVFSPPGTFIPGKNITLGVGTIRGVESRGMLCSAAELEISEDHDGIMELPADAPIGKGYAEWAGLGDPVLEINLTPNRQDCTGVHGIARDLSAADMGKFIDPGIRPVKGEFPCPVKVTVEDTTLCPGFALRLVRGVKNGPSPEWLQKRLISIGLRPINALVDITNFMTYDRARPLHVFDAKKVTGNLRVRRAKEGESLLALDGRTYTLDPTICVIADEHGVESLAGIMGGETSGCDENTSDVLIESALWNEINIAQTGRKLGINSDARYRFERGVDPAFMVPGLELATKLVMELCGGTPSETVVVGNAFGDDRIIDFPLAEVKRLAGIEVPLVEMRRILGHLGFMVAGNGPVVKIAVPSWRTDVHGKADIVEEIVRIVGVEKVPMTPFERGDDARKPVLTTIQSRTRRAKRALAARGMVEAVTWSFISKPHAELFGGGQAELVLANPIASDLSDMRPSLLPGLVAAAQANTNRGYPDVALFEVGQVFKGDKPENQFVAASGVRHGFASAKGMGRHWSGSAQTDALDAKADAFAVLAAAGAPMQALQIVPGGASWLHPGRSGTIQIGPQNVLGYFGELHPRTLEALGADGPLMAFEVILDRIPEAKKKPSRAKPLLELSAFQPVSRDFAFIVDQGVKAGDIVRAAQGVDKKLITDVSVFDVYEGKGIDPAKKSIAIAVTIQPREKTLTDQEIDAVAAKIVAEVTKKTGGTLRG; the protein is encoded by the coding sequence ATGAAATTCACGCTCTCCTGGCTGAAGGAACATCTCGACACCGACGAGCCCTTGGAAAAGCTCGCCGAGAAACTCACCATGATCGGGCTCGAGGTCGAGAGCATCGAGGACAAGGCGAAGGCGCTTGCGCCGTTTTCGATCGCGCGGGTGATCTCGGCCGAGCAGCATCCGAACGCGGATCGCCTGCGTGTCTGCATGGTCGATACCGGCGACGGCGGCGCGCCGGTGCAGGTCGTCTGCGGCGCGCCGAACGCGCGCGCGGGCCTGGTCAGCGTGTTTTCGCCGCCCGGCACGTTCATCCCAGGCAAGAACATTACGCTTGGCGTCGGCACCATCAGGGGCGTCGAGAGCCGAGGCATGCTGTGCTCGGCAGCCGAGCTCGAGATTTCCGAGGACCATGACGGCATCATGGAGTTGCCGGCCGATGCGCCCATCGGCAAGGGCTATGCCGAATGGGCGGGCCTCGGCGACCCCGTGCTCGAAATCAACCTGACGCCGAACCGCCAGGACTGCACCGGCGTGCACGGCATCGCGCGCGACCTCTCCGCCGCCGACATGGGCAAGTTCATCGATCCCGGCATCAGGCCGGTCAAAGGCGAATTTCCCTGCCCGGTGAAGGTGACGGTGGAAGATACCACGCTGTGCCCGGGCTTTGCGCTGCGGCTGGTGCGCGGCGTCAAGAACGGTCCCTCGCCGGAATGGCTGCAGAAGCGCCTGATCTCGATCGGATTGCGGCCGATCAATGCGCTGGTCGACATCACCAACTTCATGACCTACGACCGCGCCCGTCCCCTGCATGTGTTCGATGCGAAGAAGGTGACGGGCAATCTCAGGGTTCGTCGGGCGAAGGAAGGCGAGAGCCTGCTGGCGCTCGACGGCCGCACCTACACGCTCGATCCCACGATCTGCGTGATAGCGGATGAGCACGGCGTCGAATCGCTCGCCGGCATCATGGGCGGCGAGACCTCCGGCTGCGACGAGAACACATCAGACGTGCTGATCGAATCGGCGCTGTGGAACGAGATCAACATCGCCCAGACCGGGCGCAAGCTCGGCATCAATTCGGACGCACGCTACCGCTTTGAGCGCGGCGTCGATCCGGCGTTCATGGTGCCGGGGCTCGAGCTTGCGACCAAGCTGGTGATGGAGCTCTGCGGCGGCACGCCGTCGGAAACCGTGGTCGTCGGCAATGCCTTCGGCGACGACCGCATCATCGATTTCCCGCTCGCCGAGGTGAAACGCCTCGCGGGGATCGAGGTGCCGCTGGTCGAGATGCGGCGCATCCTCGGTCACCTCGGCTTCATGGTCGCCGGCAACGGCCCCGTGGTGAAGATCGCTGTCCCCTCCTGGCGCACCGACGTGCACGGCAAGGCCGATATCGTCGAGGAAATTGTCCGCATCGTGGGCGTCGAGAAGGTGCCGATGACGCCGTTCGAACGCGGCGACGATGCACGCAAGCCGGTGCTGACCACGATCCAGTCCCGCACCCGCCGCGCCAAGCGCGCGCTGGCCGCACGCGGCATGGTGGAAGCCGTGACCTGGTCGTTCATCTCCAAACCGCACGCCGAATTGTTCGGCGGCGGCCAGGCGGAGCTTGTGCTCGCCAACCCGATCGCGTCCGACCTCTCCGACATGCGGCCGAGCCTGCTGCCGGGCCTCGTCGCCGCGGCGCAGGCCAACACCAACCGCGGCTACCCGGATGTCGCGCTGTTCGAAGTCGGACAGGTCTTCAAGGGCGACAAACCCGAAAACCAGTTTGTCGCAGCCTCCGGCGTGCGCCACGGTTTTGCTTCGGCGAAGGGCATGGGGCGGCACTGGTCCGGCTCGGCCCAGACCGACGCGCTCGACGCCAAGGCCGACGCCTTCGCTGTGCTCGCTGCCGCCGGCGCGCCGATGCAGGCGCTGCAGATCGTGCCGGGTGGCGCGAGCTGGCTGCATCCGGGACGCTCCGGGACGATCCAGATCGGACCGCAGAACGTGCTCGGCTATTTCGGCGAGTTGCATCCGCGCACGCTTGAAGCGCTCGGCGCCGACGGCCCGCTGATGGCGTTCGAGGTGATCCTCGACCGCATTCCCGAAGCCAAGAAGAAGCCAAGCCGCGCCAAGCCGCTGCTCGAACTCTCCGCGTTCCAGCCGGTGTCGCGCGATTTTGCCTTCATCGTCGATCAAGGCGTCAAGGCCGGCGACATCGTTCGTGCCGCGCAAGGCGTCGACAAGAAGCTGATCACGGACGTATCGGTATTCGACGTCTATGAGGGCAAGGGCATCGATCCCGCCAAGAAATCGATCGCGATCGCCGTGACGATCCAGCCGCGCGAGAAAACGCTGACCGATCAGGAGATCGACGCGGTAGCGGCAAAGATCGTGGCCGAGGTGACGAAGAAGACCGGCGGCACCTTGCGGGGATGA
- a CDS encoding ASCH domain-containing protein, protein MNSVPEKYQGLRSFAFGDGPELADELLDLVIRGLKTATCSTEDEPNTSTPGEQWVVLDGRGAPRCVIETIEVTYRRFPEVNAAFAYDEGEGDRSLDYWRQAHRTYFGRQGKFREDMMLMCERFRLVEVFGQAKQS, encoded by the coding sequence GTGAATTCGGTCCCTGAAAAATATCAGGGTTTGCGCTCGTTCGCGTTCGGCGACGGGCCGGAGCTGGCCGACGAGCTGCTCGACCTCGTGATCAGGGGCCTCAAGACCGCGACCTGCTCCACCGAGGACGAGCCGAACACGTCGACGCCTGGCGAACAATGGGTCGTGCTCGACGGGCGTGGCGCGCCACGTTGCGTGATCGAAACGATCGAAGTCACCTATCGCCGCTTCCCCGAGGTGAACGCTGCCTTTGCCTATGATGAAGGCGAAGGCGATCGCAGCCTCGACTACTGGCGACAGGCACACCGCACCTATTTCGGCCGGCAAGGCAAGTTTCGCGAAGACATGATGCTGATGTGCGAACGCTTCCGGCTGGTCGAGGTGTTTGGGCAGGCGAAGCAGTCATGA